The following nucleotide sequence is from Microbacterium imperiale.
CTGGTGAGCGTCGACGACCTCGCCGCCGAGCTGGCGGCCGGGCTGCCGGTGCGTCTGCTCGACGTGCGTTGGCGGCTCGACCGCACCGAGGGGCGGCCCGATTACCTCTCGGGTCACCTGCCGGGCGCGGTCTACGTCGACCTCGAGCGCGAGCTCGCCCGCCCGGGCCGACCGGAACAGGGCCGGCATCCGCTGCCCGTGCGCGCCGACCTCGAAGCCGCGGTCCGTCGCTGGGGTGTGCAGCCGGGCGACCGGCTCGTCGCGTACGACGACAACGACGGCGTCGCCGCCGCGCGGGCCTGGTGGCTGCTGCGGCGGCACGGCCTCGATGTCCGCGTGCTCGACGGCGGTTTCCGTGCGTGGATCGCCTCGGGACGGCGTCTCGAGCGCAGCGACCGAGCCGCGACGAGCGGGCTCATCCGGCTCGGCGAGGCGCGCGGCGGCTGGGCCGACATCGACGAGGCCGCAGTGGCTCCGCGTCGCGGAGTGCTGCTCGACGTCCGTGCGCCGCAGCACTACCGCGGTCAGGTGGCCGGGCTCGACCCCGTGGCGGGCCACATCCCCGGCGCGATCAACCTGCCGACCGTCACGCACATCGGCCCGAACGGGCTGCTCCGCGGCGCGGAGGAGATCCGCGCCGCTCTCGCGACGGTGGGCATCGGGCGCGACACCGAGGTCGTCGTGACGTGCAGCTCGGGCATTGCCTCGGCACACACCGCGCTGGCATTCGCCGTCGCGGACTATCCCCGGGTGCGGGTGTTCGCCGGATCGTGGAGCCAGTGGTCGCGGGACCGGGGCCGCCCCGTCGCGACGGGACCCGCCCCGGCGGCGGCGATCGGGGTGGTCTGAGCGGTCGCTCAGGCCTCGATGGCGGACCGCTCGCTGAGGCGGTGCCAGGTGCGGTTGTGGTAGACGAGGGCGTCGCCGTGGCCGCCCGGCTCGACGTCGCGCTCGACGTGGGACTGCAGCGCGTGGCCGGCGATCACGATCGAGCCGCCCGCGTCCATGCGGGAGACGACGGCGCAGCGCACCCATGCCCGCACGCCCCGGTAGACGGGCTCGCCGGTGGTCAGCCGCGACCAGGCCGTCGTGTCGGCGAAGCGGTCGACGCCGCTCGTAGCCCCGAGCTTGGCGAGCGGCAGGTCTTCGGCATCGAGGAGGTGGACGACGACCGTCTCGGCGTTCGACAGCACGGCCGAGGCCGACGACTGCGCCGACACCGAGAACACGAGCAGGGGCGGGTCGGCGCTCACCGACGACACCGACGTCGCCGTGAGGGCGACGGGACCGTCGCCGGCATCCGCCGTGATGACGGCCACCCCGCCGGGGTGTCCGCGGAACAGGGTCTTGAACTCGTCGGCGGACAGCGAGGCGCCCAGGTGACGAGAGGGGTGCTCTGCGGAGGGGTCGAGGTTCGGCTGCGACATGATCACGACGTTAGTAACCCGCGAGGGCCGCGACATGTTCCGTGACCGCTCGAGACGGCCGATGACGGCATGTGACGGCCGCCTCGAGCGCGAGGTCTCAACCGCCGACGCGGCGCGTCGCGGCATCCAGGCCCTGCGACAGATCGGCGATGAGGTCGGCGACCGTCTCGATGCCGATCGACAGGCGGATGAGGCCGTCGCCGATGCCGAGGCGCTCGCGTTCTTCGGCGGGGAACGACACGTGCGTCGTGGTCGCGGGATGCAGCGCCATCGAGCGGACGTCGCCGATGTTGGTCATGCGGCTGAAGACCTGCAGGGCGTCGACGAACGCCTCGGCGGCGTCGCGGCCGCCCCGCACGGTGAAGGCGAAGACCGAGCCGGCGTGGCCGCCGAAGCGTGCCCGCGCGATGTCGTGGAACGGGTTGTCCGGCAAGCCGGCGAAGTCGACGCTCTCGACCGCCGGGTGCGCGTCCAGCCACTCCGCCACCGCCGCCGCGTTGGCGAGGTGGCGCTCCATGCGCAGCGACAGCGTCTCGATGCCCTGCTGCAGCAGGAACGAGTTCATCGGAGACAGTGCGGCGCCGAGGTCGTTGACGATCCCGAACCGCAGGTACGCCTCGAGCGCGCGCTCGCCGTACGCCTCGACGTACGACGGCTTGCCGCCCGCCCCCGGGTCGGTGAGCCCCGGGAACGCGCGCGACGAGCCCGCCCAGTCGAAGCGGCCGCCGTCGACGATCGCGCCCGACAGTGCGGCGCCGTGACCGGAGAGGAACTTCGTCGACGAGTGGATGACGACGTCGGCGCCGAGCTCGAGCGGACGGATGAGGTACGGGGTCGCGACGGTGTTGTCGACGATCAACGGGATGCCGTGGCGTCGCGCGATCCGTCCGACGGCGACGACGTCGACGAGGTCGTTCTTCGGGTTCGGGATCGTCTCGATGAAGATGGCCTTCGTGTCGGGACCGATCGCCGCGTCCCACTCGGCCTCGTCGCGGGCATCGCGCACGTAGTCGCTCGAGACCCCCAGGCGCGCGAAGGTCCGGTCGAAGAGGATGCGCGTGCCGCTGTAGATGCTCGCGGTCGAGACGATGCGCTCGCCGGCCCCGGCGAGGCCGAGGAGCACCGCGGTGATGGCGGCCTGCCCCGAGCCGACGACGATGGCGCCGGCGCCGCCCTCGAGCGAGGCGATCCTCCGCTCGGCGACCTGGTGGGTCGGGTTGAGGTTGCGCGAGTACAGCTGTCCGTCGTCGGCTCCGGTGAAGCGCGCCTCGGCCTGCGCGAACGAATCGAAGCGGTAGGCCGCGGTGAGGTACACCGGCGTGATCCGGGCCCCGTGGCCCGGCTCGTCGATCTCGCCCGCGTGGACCTGGCGCGTGTCGAATCCGAACCCCTGCCAGTCGTAGCGCGGCGGCAGGATCTCGTGCGTCGGATCGTCGAGCGGCGGGGTCACTCCCTCAGGCTAGGGCGCTGCGGGGGTGGCATCCGATCGGGGCGTCACACGACGACAAACGCCGTGCTCGACACCCGCCGCCGCGTCGCTTAGGGTGGTCGCGTGCGAACCTGTCGCTGTTGCCGCTGAGTGCCCGTCCCGGGCACCCCTCCGACGACCCCGACAGCACCGCGCCTCTGAGCGCGCGGACATCCTGAGGACACCCTCGTGCGTTACGCAGACAACATCGCCGAACTCGTCGGCAACACTCCGCTCGTCCGCCTGAACCGCGTGACCGGCGACATCGCCGCGACCGTGCTGGCGAAGATCGAATACTTCAATCCCGGCAGCTCCTCGAAGGATCGGATCGCGTCGCGCATCATCGACGCCGCCGAACGCGACGGCCTGCTGCGCGCCGGCGGCACGATCGTCGAGCCGACGAGCGGCAACACCGGTGTCGGGCTCGCCCTCGTCGCGCAGCAGCGCGGCTACCGCATGGTGTTCGTCGTGCCCGACAAGTTCGCCGGCGAGAAGGTCGCGGTGCTCAAGGCATACGGCGCCGAGATCGTCATGACGCCGACTAGCGTGCCCCCGGAGCACCCGGACTCGTACTACAGCGTCTCGGATCGCCTGGCGCGCGAGATCCCGGGCGCCTTCAAGCCGAACCAGTTCGACAACGCGAACGGTCCGCGCGCGCACTACGAGACGACGGGCCCTGAGATCTGGCGCGACACCGACGGGCGGGTCACCCACTTCGTCGCGGGCGTCGGCACCGGCGGCACCATCACCGGCACCGGCCGGTACCTGCGCGAGGCTTCGGGCGGAGCGGTGACGATCGTCGGCGCCGACCCGGAGGGGTCGATCTACAGCGGCGACGTCGGCCCCTACCTCGTCGAGGGCGTCGGCGAGGACTTCTGGCCCGGGACCTTCGACCCCGCGGTCGTCGACCGCTACGAGCGCGTCGGCGACCGCGAGTCCTTCGCGATGGCGCGCCGACTCGCTCGCGAGGAGGGGCTGTTCGTCGGCGGATCGTCGGGCATGGCCGTCGTCGCGGCGCTGCGCACGGCTCGCGGGCTCGGCCCCGACGACGTCGTGGTGGTGCTGCTGCCCGATCACGGCCGCGGTTACCTGTCGAAGATCTTCGACGACGACTGGATGCGCGCCCGCGGCTTCGCCGACCTCCTGACCGATCCGTCCGCCACCGACCTGCCCGTCACCGACCCGAGGAACGACGCATGAGCACCCACGATGCCGCCCACGGACTCGCGAGCCTCGCGGTCCACGCCGGCCAGCAGTTCGACCCCACGACCGGCGCCGTCATCCCGCCCGTCCACTTCTCGACCACGTTCGCACAGGACGGCATCGGCGGTCTGCGCGGCGGCTACGAGTACGGCCGGTCGGGCAACCCGACGCGCACGGCCCTGCAGCAGCAGCTCGCGGCGCTCGAGGGTGGGGCCCACGGCTTCTCGTTCGCGTCCGGGCTCGCCGCCGAGGACGTGCTGCTGCGCGTAGCGCTGCAGCCGGGCGACGAGGTGCTGCTCGGCAACGACGTCTACGGCGGCACGCACCGGCTGATCGCCCGCGTGCTCGCCCCGTGGGGCATCGGGCTCCGCGTCGTCGACATGAGCGACCTCGACGCCGTGCGGGCAGCCGTGAACGAGCGCGCGCCCAAGGTGCTGTGGGTCGAGACCCCGTCGAACCCCCTGCTGCGCATCACCGACATCGCGGGCCTCGCCGCGATCGGTCACGAGGCGGGGTCGCTCGTCGTGGTCGACAACACCTTCGCCACGCCCGCCCTGCAGCGACCGCTCGCCCTCGGCGCCGACGTCGTCGTGCACTCGACGACGAAGTATCTCGGCGGGCACTCCGACGTCGTCGGCGGCGCGCTCATCCTCGACGACGACGCGCTGGCCGAGCAGATCGGGTTCCTGCAGTACGCCGCCGGCGCGGTCTCGGGTCCCATGGACGCGTGGCTCACGACGCGCGGCATCAAGACGCTCGACGTGCG
It contains:
- a CDS encoding O-acetylhomoserine aminocarboxypropyltransferase/cysteine synthase family protein is translated as MLPPRYDWQGFGFDTRQVHAGEIDEPGHGARITPVYLTAAYRFDSFAQAEARFTGADDGQLYSRNLNPTHQVAERRIASLEGGAGAIVVGSGQAAITAVLLGLAGAGERIVSTASIYSGTRILFDRTFARLGVSSDYVRDARDEAEWDAAIGPDTKAIFIETIPNPKNDLVDVVAVGRIARRHGIPLIVDNTVATPYLIRPLELGADVVIHSSTKFLSGHGAALSGAIVDGGRFDWAGSSRAFPGLTDPGAGGKPSYVEAYGERALEAYLRFGIVNDLGAALSPMNSFLLQQGIETLSLRMERHLANAAAVAEWLDAHPAVESVDFAGLPDNPFHDIARARFGGHAGSVFAFTVRGGRDAAEAFVDALQVFSRMTNIGDVRSMALHPATTTHVSFPAEERERLGIGDGLIRLSIGIETVADLIADLSQGLDAATRRVGG
- a CDS encoding pyridoxal-phosphate dependent enzyme is translated as MRYADNIAELVGNTPLVRLNRVTGDIAATVLAKIEYFNPGSSSKDRIASRIIDAAERDGLLRAGGTIVEPTSGNTGVGLALVAQQRGYRMVFVVPDKFAGEKVAVLKAYGAEIVMTPTSVPPEHPDSYYSVSDRLAREIPGAFKPNQFDNANGPRAHYETTGPEIWRDTDGRVTHFVAGVGTGGTITGTGRYLREASGGAVTIVGADPEGSIYSGDVGPYLVEGVGEDFWPGTFDPAVVDRYERVGDRESFAMARRLAREEGLFVGGSSGMAVVAALRTARGLGPDDVVVVLLPDHGRGYLSKIFDDDWMRARGFADLLTDPSATDLPVTDPRNDA
- a CDS encoding flavin reductase family protein; its protein translation is MSQPNLDPSAEHPSRHLGASLSADEFKTLFRGHPGGVAVITADAGDGPVALTATSVSSVSADPPLLVFSVSAQSSASAVLSNAETVVVHLLDAEDLPLAKLGATSGVDRFADTTAWSRLTTGEPVYRGVRAWVRCAVVSRMDAGGSIVIAGHALQSHVERDVEPGGHGDALVYHNRTWHRLSERSAIEA
- a CDS encoding sulfurtransferase — its product is MSPLVSVDDLAAELAAGLPVRLLDVRWRLDRTEGRPDYLSGHLPGAVYVDLERELARPGRPEQGRHPLPVRADLEAAVRRWGVQPGDRLVAYDDNDGVAAARAWWLLRRHGLDVRVLDGGFRAWIASGRRLERSDRAATSGLIRLGEARGGWADIDEAAVAPRRGVLLDVRAPQHYRGQVAGLDPVAGHIPGAINLPTVTHIGPNGLLRGAEEIRAALATVGIGRDTEVVVTCSSGIASAHTALAFAVADYPRVRVFAGSWSQWSRDRGRPVATGPAPAAAIGVV
- a CDS encoding cystathionine gamma-synthase codes for the protein MSTHDAAHGLASLAVHAGQQFDPTTGAVIPPVHFSTTFAQDGIGGLRGGYEYGRSGNPTRTALQQQLAALEGGAHGFSFASGLAAEDVLLRVALQPGDEVLLGNDVYGGTHRLIARVLAPWGIGLRVVDMSDLDAVRAAVNERAPKVLWVETPSNPLLRITDIAGLAAIGHEAGSLVVVDNTFATPALQRPLALGADVVVHSTTKYLGGHSDVVGGALILDDDALAEQIGFLQYAAGAVSGPMDAWLTTRGIKTLDVRMQRHSENAGAIAAFLEGHDRVARVYYPGLAAHPGHELAARQMTRFGGMLSLALESGEAARRFAESTHLFQLAESLGGVESLVNYPDAMTHASVRGTEAAVPVEVVRLSVGIEDVDDLLADVEQALR